In Trichoderma atroviride chromosome 2, complete sequence, one DNA window encodes the following:
- a CDS encoding uncharacterized protein (EggNog:ENOG41~TransMembrane:4 (i184-210o230-254i266-290o331-358i)), translating to MDSKGPSSLTQETMPPQDVAVAAQDAAVINTPEPTGFNFNEKKRPAALNLTHQRTGTSSSSSSESSLKVPRTPRFAEATSVHSPVDDDKISPFADPVNPQASESQPSDVGFGYIGSNSNRDSMPMPPKSPLKSAMRVPGTPARTIHILSPTFREEAVLEKRELETEKEQAKDLKHKVRVRMAKFALRSVHFSCSLIILAMLSSSFAIFNATKHLPSQSAMPSWANGTDPWAQKLVLAMACLSLAISVAVFIAYCRGGHRRAEKVGTYYTMFAIGWFIVSLILWVLAAAVFSNSKNNGNNKDMWGWSCVQNTRSVVFSEKVKYSLVCRLQNWSLICIIIEVVVEVISILLYSIVFYRYYSKRRLHKSMDVRDRARSDLYLAQLRSQSAPNTPGFPRSPSFAGAPMTPAMFPPKSPALSQYALSPRHAPAGFGSLSSINEKSTFTPGVQVIAEPPSVFAPTPAAFKLQAPPYQGSFSYAQDDSEPSDTGSTAIAIWPVF from the exons ATGGACAGCAAAGGTCCGTCCTCACTGACGCAGGAGACGATGCCGCCACAAGAcgtggcagtggcagcacaAGACGCAGCAGTCATTAACACGCCAGAGCCTACaggcttcaacttcaacgaGAAGAAGCGGCCCGCCGCTCTCAACCTCACACACCAACGCACAGGAacctcttccagctcatcatcaGAGAGCTCACTCAAGGTTCCGCGGACACCTCGCTTCGCCGAAGCCACCTCCGTCCACTCTCcagtcgacgacgacaagaTCTCGCCCTTTGCCGACCCCGTCAACCCTCAAGCTTCAGAGTCTCAGCCCAGCGATGTCGGCTTTGGCTACATCGGCAGCAACTCCAACCGGGATTCGATGCCCATGCCGCCAAAGTCCCCTCTCAAGAGCGCCATGAGGGTGCCCGGCACGCCAGCCAGGACGATTCACATCCTCAGCCCTACATTCCGCGAGGAGGCCGTCCTGGAGAAGCGTGAACTCGAGACGGAAAAGGAGCAGGCCAAGGATCTG AAACACAAGGTCCGCGTTCGTATGGCCAAGTTCGCCCTTCGAAGCGTCCACTTCAGCTGCTCTCTCATTATCCTTGCCATGCTCTCCTCGTcattcgccatcttcaacgccacCAAGCACCTCCCTTCGCAGAGCGCAATGCCTTCCTGGGCCAACGGAACCGATCCCTGGGCACAGAAGCTCgtcctggccatggcctgtctctctctcgcaatctccgtcgccgtcttcatcgcctaCTGCCGCGGAGGACATCGCCGCGCTGAAAAGGTCGGCACATACTACACCATGTTTGCTATCGGATGG TTCATCGTCAGCTTGATTCTCTGggtcctcgccgccgccgtcttctccaACTCCAAGAACAACGGCAACAACAAGGACATGTGGGGATGGTCCTGCGTCCAAAACACCCGCTCCGTCGTCTTCTCCGAAAAGGTCAAGTACAGCTTGGTCTGCCGCCTCCAGAACTGGTCcctcatctgcatcatcatcgaggTCGTCGTCGAGGTCATCAGCATCCTGCTCTACAGCATCGTCTTCTACCGATACTACTCCAAGCGCCGCCTGCACAAGTCCATGGACGTCCGAGACCGAGCTCGCTCCGACCTCTATCTCGCCCAGCTTCGCTCGCAGTCCGCCCCCAACACGCCTGGCTTCCCTCGCTCTCCCAGCTTTGCAGGCGCCCCCATGACCCCGGCCATGTTCCCGCCCAAGTCGCCAGCCCTGAGCCAGTACGCCTTGTCGCCTCGCCACGCCCCGGCcggctttggcagcctctccagcatcaaCGAGAAGAGCACCTTTACCCCTGGTGTCCAGGTCATCGCCGAGCCTCCGTCGGTCTTTGCACCAACCCCAGCTGCGTTCAAGCTGCAGGCTCCCCCCTACCAAGGCTCCTTCAGCTACGCCCAAGACGACTCAGAGCCCTCTGACACAGGCAGcaccgccattgccatttgGCCTGTCTTCTGA
- a CDS encoding uncharacterized protein (EggNog:ENOG41) produces MADSRDLEPPPQTHVEDPGAHQLAEASDSEDQFTDAQSAPTSPGVSSPVPKTRVELVDNEPSYGEVPGTEAYEKREQDAEPDEIAVVSEIASEPTPPTPLEPTDIPVTMVEESVGDYPGQDTPQELEKHKADATPDIILNPNGELRSGNEDAISDVPLSPALSAAHSRRESISSQPTVLAKPTEVTNTGSGGGDDDDGVMAEEGEKRDEKVDEKVDEKVDEKEIEKEAEEEVEKEEEIEDQKEDEKADDFGDDFGDEKEGGEDDDFGDDFDDFEEGGHDDDFDDFEAGFQHAEPTTTTTSAPLPVQPQHSLPFSIPDFDGLSPDEVTSAIEPCLHDLFPPEELDFRAFPPISKDSSSIFLTPRSASLWSQLVAPPPLAPPDWIRSRTRRLFLVSLGVPVDLDEILPASKQKKLVLPSLNIPAASPRGSSDLRSATRLNQGDGNASSTSVDSHGKPLASKRRKGPPPPARVGPGSGKTCLPDDRRGIEWHD; encoded by the exons ATGGCGGACTCCCGGGATCTTGAACCCCCGCCACAGACCCACGTCGAGGACCCGGGGGCCCATCAGCTTG CTGAGGCTTCAGATTCGGAGGATCAGTTCACGGACGCACAGTCCGCACCCACGAGCCCCGGCGTTAGCTCACCGGTCCCCAAGACACGAGTGGAACTGGTCGACAACGAACCGTCATATGGAGAAGTGCCCGGCACCGAGGCGtacgagaagagagagcaagatgcTGAGCCAGATGAGATTGCCGTCGTGTCCGAAATTGCTTCCGAGCCAACGCCCCCCACTCCTCTCGAGCCGACCGATATTCCTGTAACGATGGTCGAAGAGTCCGTTGGTGACTATCCCGGCCAAGACACGCcgcaggagctggagaagcataAAGCAGACGCTACCCCTGATATTATATTGAACCCTAATGGCGAGTTAAGGAGTGGCAACGAAGATGCTATTTCTG ACGTCCCTCTTTCGCCTGCTCTTTCTGCAGCCCATTCGAGAAGAGAGTCTATATCATCTCAGCCAACGGTCTTGGCCAAGCCAACAGAAGTAACTAATACTGGTAGTGGAGgtggcgatgacgatgacggtgTGATGGCCGAGGAaggcgagaaaagagacgagaaGGTAGACGAGAAGGTAGACGAGAAGGTAGACGAGAAAGAAATCGAGAAAGAAGctgaggaagaagttgaaaaagaagaagagatagaGGACCAGAAAGAGGACGAGAAGGCAGACGATTTCGGAGACGATTTCGGAGATGAGAAGGAAGgcggcgaggatgacgattTTGGAGATGACTTTGACGACTTTGAAGAGGGCGGCCACGATGATGACtttgatgactttgaggCTGGTTTCCAACACGCTGAACCTACTACGACTACCACATCGGCACCTCTCCCAGTTCAACCACAACACTCATTACCATTT TCGATACCCGACTTTGATGGGCTGAGCCCTGATGAAGTCACTTCCGCAATTGAACCTTGTTTACATGACCTCTTCCCTCCCGAGGAACTCGACTTCCGGGCCTTCCCACCGATATCAAAAGACTCATCATCCATTTTCCTCACGCCACGCTCCGCCTCTCTATGGTCTCAGCTCGTTGCTCCCCCGCCCCTGGCACCGCCCGACTGGATCCGTTCGCGAACCCGCCGTCTgtttctcgtctctctcgGAGTCCCCGTGGACTTGGACGAAATTCTTCCGGCAtccaagcaaaagaagcttgTGTTGCCGTCGCTTAATATTCCTGCCGCCTCGCCTAGAGGGTCAAGTGACTTGCGCTCGGCGACCAGACTAAACCAAGGCGATGGAAAtgcctcatcaacatcagTAGACTCGCACGGCAAACCATTGGCGTCTAAGAGGAGGAAAGGACCGCCTCCCCCCGCCAGAGTTGGACCTGGTAGTGGCAAAACATGTCTGCCAGACGACAGACGAGGCATTGAATGGCATGACTGA
- a CDS encoding uncharacterized protein (BUSCO:EOG092D1UVP) produces the protein MSDDPKYDDIQSDSDSGESIDAQDNAVEEKALKPALKKSNPVIPDKTVAKPPLPPQTDPKDLDVSILTPLTPEIIARQATINIGTIGHVAHGKSTVVKAISGVQTVRFKNELIRNITIKLGYANAKIYQCDNAACPRPGCYRSYGSEKEVDPPCERDGCGGTYRLLRHVSFVDCPGHDILMSTMLSGAAVMDAALLLIAGNESCPQPQTSEHLAAIEIMKLENIIILQNKVDLMREEITQQHFDSILKFIRGTVAEKSPVIPISAQLKVNVDAVLDAIVNTIPVPVRDLSLSPHMIIIRSFDVNKPGAEIDDLKGGVAGGSILHGVLKLGDEIEIRPGIVSRDNSGALKCTPLFSRVISLNSEGNDLKYAVPGGLIGVGTQIDPTLCRADRLVGFVLGLKGKLPDIYSEIEINFYLLRRLLGVKTADGKQAKVAKLAKNEVIMVNIGSTSTGAKVAAIKNDAAKLILTSPVCTDIGEKVALSRRIDKHWRLIGWATIAAGVTLEPSSA, from the exons ATGTCTGACGATCCGAAATACGACGATATCCAGTCCGACTCTGACTCTGGAGAGTCCATCGACGCCCAGGACAACGCCGTCGAAGAAAAGGCCCTCAAGCCCGCCCTCAAGAAGTCCAACCCCGTCATCCCCGACAAGACGGTCGCAAAGCCCCCGTTGCCCCCACAGACCGATCCCAAGGATCTCGATGTTTCCATCCTGACGCCTCTCACCCCCGAGATTATTGCCCGACAAGCCACCATCAACATTGGTACCATTGGTCATGTCGCTCACGGAAAGTCCACCGtcgtcaaggccatttcCGGTGTCCAGACAGTTCGATTCAAGAACGAGCTGATCCGTAACATCACCATCAAGCTGGGTTacgccaacgccaagatCTACCAGTGCGATAACGCTGCATGCCCTCGTCCTGGCTGCTACCGAAGCTACGGCAGTGAGAAGGAGGTTGACCCTCCTTGCGAGAGAGATGGCTGCGGTGGCACATACCGTCTGCTGCGACATGTTTC ATTTGTTGACTGCCCTGGTCACGATATTCTCATGAGCACCATGTTGTCAGGTGCAGCTGTCATGGACGCCGCCCTTCTGCTGATCGCAGGCAACGAATCCTGCCCTCAGCCTCAGACATCAGAGCATTTGGCCGCCATCGAGATCATGAAGCTCGagaacatcatcatcctgcAGAACAAGGTCGACctgatgagagaagaaatcaCTCAACAGCACTTTGACTCGATCCTCAAGTTCATCCGTGGAACTGTTGCTGAGAAATCTCCCGTCATCCCCATCTCTGCTCAGCTCAAGGTCAACGTCGATGCCGTCCTCGATGCCATTGTCAACACCATCCCTGTTCCCGTCAGAGATCTCTCCCTTTCACCACACATGATCATCATTCGTTCCTTCGACGTCAACAAGCCCGGTGCTGAGATTGACGACCTGAAGGGTGGTGTTGCCGGTGGTAGTATCCTGCACGGCGTTCTCAAGCTTGGTGATGAGATCGAGATTCGCCCCGGTATTGTTTCCCGCGACAACAGCGGTGCTCTCAAGTGCACTCCTCTCTTCAGCAGAgtcatctctctcaactCAGAAGGCAACGACCTCAAGTACGCTGTTCCCGGTGGTCTGATTGGTGTCGGTACCCAGATCGATCCCACCCTTTGCCGTGCTGATCGTCTGGTCGGTTTCGTCCTGGGCCTCAAGGGCAAGCTCCCCGATATCTACAGCGAAATCGAAATCAACTTCTACCTCCTCCGACGTCTGCTTGGTGTCAAGACTGCCGATGGCAAGCAGGCCAAGGtcgccaagctggccaagaacgAAGTCATCATGGTCAACATTGGTTCCACATCCACCGGTGCCAAGGTTGCTGCCATCAAGAACGATGCTGCCAAGCTGATCCTAACCAGCCCCGTCTGCACGGATATTGGCGAGAAGGTTGCCCTCAGCCGACGTATCGACAAGCACTGGCGTCTTATTGGATGGGCTACAATTGCTGC TGGTGTTACTCTGGAGCCCAGCTCTGCATAA